A part of Streptomyces sp. NBC_00557 genomic DNA contains:
- a CDS encoding aminodeoxychorismate/anthranilate synthase component II, with the protein MSARILVVDNYDSFVFNLVQYLYQLGAECEVVRNDEVSTAHAQDGFDGVLLSPGPGTPEEAGVCVDMVRHCASTGVPVFGVCLGMQSMQVAYGGVVDRAPELLHGKTSLVEHEGKGVFTGLPSPFTATRYHSLAAEPATVPAELEVTARTHDGIIMGLRHRELRVEGVQFHPESVLTEHGHRMLANWLVECGDEGAVARSTGLAPVVGRATA; encoded by the coding sequence GTGAGTGCGCGGATTCTCGTCGTCGACAACTACGACAGCTTCGTCTTCAACCTCGTGCAGTACCTGTACCAGCTGGGTGCGGAGTGCGAGGTGGTGCGCAACGACGAGGTGTCGACGGCGCACGCCCAGGACGGGTTCGACGGCGTGCTGCTCTCGCCCGGGCCGGGGACGCCGGAGGAGGCGGGCGTGTGCGTGGACATGGTCCGGCACTGCGCCTCGACCGGGGTGCCGGTGTTCGGGGTCTGCCTCGGCATGCAGTCGATGCAGGTGGCGTACGGCGGTGTGGTGGACCGGGCGCCGGAGCTGCTGCACGGCAAGACCTCGCTGGTGGAGCACGAGGGCAAGGGCGTCTTCACGGGTCTGCCGTCTCCGTTCACGGCGACCCGCTACCACTCGCTGGCAGCGGAGCCGGCGACGGTCCCGGCCGAGCTGGAGGTGACCGCCCGCACGCACGACGGCATCATCATGGGCCTGCGCCACCGTGAACTCCGGGTCGAGGGCGTGCAGTTCCATCCCGAGTCGGTGCTGACCGAGCACGGGCACCGGATGCTGGCCAACTGGCTGGTGGAGTGCGGTGACGAGGGTGCCGTGGCGAGGTCGACGGGGCTGGCCCCGGTGGTGGGCAGGGCCACGGCGTGA
- a CDS encoding DUF881 domain-containing protein, which produces MSNSADSPGTHSTGSGPGRRLRVRPVRILTAAVFALAGLIFFTSFDTAKGTDIRQDGSLLKLSDLIQQRSRKNKELDESNAALRGRVESFAESDDGSSKAQDRELSGLEKSAGTQKLTGHAITVTLNDAPPNATAKLPGYPEPQPDYLVIHQQDLQAVVNALWQGGAKGIKVMDQRLISTSAVRCVGNTLILQGRVYSPPYKITAVGDPEKLQQALAASKAIQTYMVYVNVYGLGWRVTDDGTVTLPGYSGTVDLHYAQPVQ; this is translated from the coding sequence TTGAGCAATTCTGCCGACTCCCCCGGGACGCATTCAACGGGCTCCGGCCCTGGCCGCCGTCTGCGTGTCCGCCCCGTGCGGATCCTCACGGCGGCCGTCTTCGCGCTCGCGGGGCTGATCTTCTTCACCAGCTTCGACACGGCCAAGGGCACCGACATCCGGCAGGACGGCTCTCTGCTGAAGCTGTCCGACCTGATCCAGCAGCGCAGCCGCAAGAACAAGGAGCTGGACGAGTCCAACGCGGCGCTGCGCGGGCGCGTGGAGTCCTTCGCGGAGAGCGACGACGGCAGCAGCAAGGCGCAGGACCGCGAGCTCAGCGGGCTGGAGAAGAGCGCCGGCACACAGAAGCTCACCGGTCACGCCATCACCGTCACGCTCAATGACGCTCCGCCGAACGCCACGGCCAAGCTCCCCGGCTATCCGGAACCGCAGCCCGACTACCTGGTGATCCACCAGCAGGATCTGCAGGCGGTGGTGAACGCCCTGTGGCAGGGCGGCGCCAAGGGCATCAAGGTCATGGACCAGCGGCTGATCTCCACCAGCGCGGTGCGCTGTGTGGGCAACACGCTGATCCTCCAGGGCCGCGTCTACTCGCCGCCGTACAAGATCACGGCGGTCGGGGATCCGGAGAAGCTGCAGCAGGCGCTGGCGGCGAGCAAGGCGATCCAGACCTACATGGTGTACGTGAACGTCTACGGTCTCGGCTGGAGGGTCACCGACGACGGGACGGTGACGCTGCCCGGTTACTCCGGCACGGTGGATCTGCACTACGCGCAGCCCGTGCAGTAG
- the crgA gene encoding cell division protein CrgA produces MPKSRIRKKADYTPPPVKQAQAIKLNSRAWVAPVMLAMFVIGLAWIVVFYVTDGSLPIDALDNWNIVVGFGFIAAGFGVSTQWK; encoded by the coding sequence GTGCCGAAGTCACGTATCCGCAAGAAGGCCGACTACACGCCGCCGCCCGTGAAGCAGGCGCAGGCGATCAAGCTGAACAGTCGCGCCTGGGTCGCACCTGTCATGCTGGCGATGTTCGTCATCGGCCTGGCGTGGATCGTCGTCTTCTATGTGACCGACGGCTCGCTGCCCATCGACGCGCTCGACAACTGGAACATCGTGGTCGGCTTCGGCTTCATCGCCGCCGGCTTCGGTGTCTCCACGCAGTGGAAATAG
- a CDS encoding rhomboid family intramembrane serine protease, whose translation MDQAAAGMQGAHRAPVCYRHPDRETGVRCTRCERPICPECMVSASVGFQCPACVRGGSDTGPAPAASRPRTIAGGTVTADPRLLTKVLIGVNLAVFLAQLAVGSSLTDRFELIGQAQFSLFSPVQGVAEGQYYRLLTAMFLHSPTNYTHILFNMLSLWWIGGPLEAALGRARYLALYFVSGLAGSALTYMVADPRLPSLGASGAIFGLFGATGVLMRRLNYDLRPLVALLVINLIITFTPGFNISWEAHIGGLVAGVAVGYAMVHAPRERRTVIQYGACAVVLAVVVVLTLVRTAQLT comes from the coding sequence ATGGACCAGGCCGCAGCAGGCATGCAGGGAGCCCACCGCGCGCCCGTGTGCTACCGGCACCCGGACCGCGAGACCGGCGTGCGCTGCACCCGCTGCGAACGCCCCATCTGCCCCGAGTGCATGGTCAGCGCCTCCGTCGGCTTCCAGTGCCCCGCCTGCGTACGCGGCGGCAGCGACACCGGTCCGGCACCCGCCGCCTCCCGGCCCCGCACCATCGCCGGCGGCACGGTCACGGCCGACCCACGCCTGCTCACCAAGGTCCTCATCGGCGTCAACCTGGCCGTGTTCCTCGCCCAGCTCGCCGTGGGCAGCAGCCTCACCGACCGGTTCGAACTGATCGGCCAGGCCCAGTTCTCCCTGTTCAGCCCGGTCCAGGGCGTCGCCGAGGGGCAGTACTACCGCCTGCTGACCGCGATGTTCCTGCACTCGCCGACCAACTACACCCACATCCTGTTCAACATGCTCAGCCTGTGGTGGATCGGCGGCCCCCTCGAGGCAGCCCTCGGCCGCGCCCGCTACCTCGCCCTGTACTTCGTCTCCGGCCTGGCCGGCAGCGCCCTCACCTACATGGTCGCCGACCCGCGCCTGCCCTCTCTGGGCGCCTCTGGTGCGATCTTCGGTCTCTTCGGCGCGACCGGCGTGCTGATGCGCCGGCTCAACTACGACCTGCGCCCGCTCGTCGCCCTTCTGGTGATCAACCTGATCATTACGTTCACCCCGGGCTTCAACATCTCCTGGGAGGCCCACATCGGTGGCCTCGTCGCCGGTGTCGCCGTGGGCTATGCGATGGTCCACGCCCCGCGGGAGAGGCGGACGGTGATCCAGTACGGCGCCTGTGCGGTCGTACTCGCCGTCGTGGTGGTGCTCACGCTGGTCAGGACCGCTCAGCTCACCTGA
- a CDS encoding peptidylprolyl isomerase, with amino-acid sequence MAEQLYATLKTNHGDIVVKLFPNHAPETVKNFVELAQGEREWTHPGTGEKSKKPLYNGTIFHRVISGFMIQGGDPLGSGIGGPGYKFKDEFHPDLSFNKPYLLAMANAGPGTNGSQFFITVSPTTWLNRKHTIFGEVTDTASQKVVDAIAAVPTGRNDRPVDDVVINEVVVEKREG; translated from the coding sequence GTGGCCGAGCAGCTTTACGCCACCCTGAAGACCAACCACGGCGACATCGTGGTCAAGCTTTTCCCGAACCACGCGCCGGAGACGGTCAAGAACTTCGTCGAGCTGGCACAGGGCGAGCGCGAGTGGACGCACCCCGGCACGGGTGAGAAGAGCAAGAAGCCGCTCTACAACGGCACGATCTTCCACCGTGTCATCAGCGGCTTCATGATCCAGGGCGGCGACCCGCTCGGCTCCGGTATCGGCGGCCCGGGCTACAAGTTCAAGGACGAGTTCCACCCCGACCTGTCCTTCAACAAGCCCTACCTGCTGGCCATGGCCAACGCCGGCCCGGGTACCAACGGCTCGCAGTTCTTCATCACCGTCTCCCCGACGACGTGGCTGAACCGCAAGCACACCATCTTCGGCGAGGTCACCGACACCGCCAGCCAGAAGGTCGTCGACGCCATCGCCGCGGTCCCCACCGGCCGTAACGACCGTCCGGTCGACGACGTCGTGATCAACGAGGTCGTCGTCGAGAAGCGCGAGGGCTGA
- a CDS encoding DUF5324 family protein: MTRIDSVRAATGSAKDSVLHAAEVVAPYADTAKERAALYAQEARVRLAPVMSQAAEQARVQYDARLAPRLEQARAHVPPKVDLAAQEAAVRARKAARQAAEYSRQAAEYSRPRIEQAVAAAAPVREEAAARGAAALAALRGQVSAKEIQKLARRNARRSRTGRTVKALALLTLLAGGAFAAWKWWDKQANPDWLVEPPAATEVPESGGRLSSVDGSGTSVLDPEVQAKQAEEDAAKHEDDE; this comes from the coding sequence GTGACCCGCATCGACAGCGTGCGCGCCGCGACCGGCTCGGCGAAGGACAGCGTGCTGCACGCCGCGGAAGTGGTGGCGCCCTACGCCGACACGGCCAAGGAGCGTGCCGCGCTCTACGCGCAGGAGGCACGCGTACGACTGGCGCCCGTGATGTCGCAGGCCGCCGAACAGGCCCGCGTGCAGTACGACGCCCGGCTCGCCCCGCGTCTGGAACAGGCTCGTGCGCATGTGCCGCCGAAGGTCGACCTGGCGGCGCAGGAGGCCGCCGTGCGCGCCCGCAAGGCCGCCCGGCAGGCGGCCGAGTATTCGCGCCAGGCCGCCGAGTACTCGCGTCCGAGGATCGAGCAGGCCGTGGCCGCCGCGGCCCCGGTCCGTGAGGAAGCTGCCGCGCGGGGCGCGGCGGCGCTGGCCGCGTTGCGCGGTCAGGTCTCGGCGAAGGAGATCCAGAAGCTGGCCCGCCGGAATGCGCGCCGGTCCAGGACGGGCCGCACCGTGAAGGCGCTGGCGCTGCTGACCTTGCTGGCCGGTGGGGCTTTCGCCGCCTGGAAGTGGTGGGACAAGCAGGCCAATCCGGACTGGCTGGTCGAGCCGCCCGCCGCGACGGAGGTGCCCGAGTCCGGCGGCCGGCTGAGTTCGGTGGACGGCAGCGGTACCTCGGTCCTGGACCCCGAGGTCCAGGCGAAGCAGGCCGAGGAGGATGCCGCGAAGCACGAGGACGACGAGTAG
- a CDS encoding helix-turn-helix domain-containing protein — translation MDAAQQEATARARELQRNWYGEPLGALFRKLIDDLGLNQARLAAVLGLSAPMLSQLMSGQRAKIGNPAVVQRVQLLQELAAQVADGSVSAAEATERMDEIKKSQGGSVLNNTTQTTSGSGAPTVKRVVREIQSLLRSVAAAGDIIDAADSLAPTHPELAEFLRVYGAGRTSDAVAHYQSHQN, via the coding sequence ATGGACGCCGCACAGCAGGAAGCCACCGCGAGAGCGCGGGAGCTGCAGCGGAACTGGTACGGGGAGCCACTGGGGGCGCTCTTCCGTAAGCTCATCGACGATCTCGGGCTCAATCAGGCCCGTCTCGCGGCGGTCCTGGGTCTGTCCGCCCCGATGCTCTCGCAGCTGATGAGCGGCCAGCGGGCGAAGATCGGCAATCCTGCCGTGGTGCAGCGGGTGCAACTGCTGCAGGAGCTGGCGGCGCAGGTCGCGGACGGCAGTGTGAGCGCGGCCGAGGCGACCGAGCGCATGGACGAGATCAAGAAGTCCCAGGGGGGTTCCGTGCTCAACAACACCACCCAGACCACGAGCGGTTCCGGGGCGCCCACGGTCAAGCGGGTGGTCCGCGAGATCCAGTCGCTGCTGCGCTCGGTGGCCGCCGCGGGCGACATCATCGACGCCGCGGACAGCCTTGCCCCGACCCACCCCGAACTGGCGGAGTTCCTGCGCGTCTACGGCGCCGGCCGGACCTCCGACGCTGTCGCGCACTACCAGTCCCACCAGAATTAG
- a CDS encoding serine/threonine-protein kinase, translating into MGEVFAGRYELADPIGRGGVGAVWRAWDHRRRRYVAAKVLQQRDAHSLLRFVREQALRIDHPHVLAPASWAADDDKVLFTMDLVAGGSLVHLVGDYGPLPPAFVCTLLDQLLSGLAAVHAEGVIHRDVKPANVLLEATGTGRPRLRLSDFGIAMRLGEPRLTETNLVVGTPGYLAPEQLLGAEPDFPADLFAVGLVALYLLEGAKPDAKALVQYFLDNGTPGPPKGVPEPLWQVVSTLLQPDPAARFRTATGARKALASAAELLPEPEPDDELIEIFDQLGPLPPGFGPDGPLKRAPGVASDLAESTDTGSSSGAGTGADRTDTGPLSGAGTGADRTDTGPVSGAGTSANTTDTGAVSGVRTAANTGPSSGAGADRGPSSGVGAGTGFGAEPDSGVGTGTGSLSDTGSFRLPPPQASPPPLREPLTYAQESPAAAQQPPASGSFPPHLPSYQPYITPQTHAARTHRTPWSAVPSAHPVMDPPVDAPTASYTAQNVPVQGRGARRRAARRRRTGPPAGVAIPLLLLALACYAVGFWALTRV; encoded by the coding sequence ATGGGTGAGGTGTTCGCCGGCCGGTACGAACTGGCCGATCCGATCGGGCGCGGGGGCGTGGGCGCCGTATGGCGCGCCTGGGACCATCGCCGGCGGCGCTATGTGGCCGCCAAGGTGCTCCAGCAGCGCGACGCGCACTCGCTCCTGCGATTCGTGCGGGAGCAGGCCCTGCGGATCGACCATCCCCATGTCCTGGCGCCGGCGAGCTGGGCCGCCGACGACGACAAGGTGCTCTTCACCATGGACCTGGTGGCCGGCGGCTCCCTGGTCCACCTGGTCGGCGACTACGGCCCGCTGCCCCCGGCGTTCGTGTGCACCCTGCTGGACCAGCTCCTTTCCGGTCTCGCGGCCGTGCACGCCGAGGGGGTCATCCACCGGGACGTCAAACCCGCCAACGTCCTCCTCGAAGCGACCGGAACGGGACGGCCCCGGCTGCGGCTGTCCGACTTCGGCATCGCCATGCGGCTCGGCGAACCCCGCCTGACGGAGACCAACCTCGTGGTGGGAACGCCCGGTTATCTGGCCCCCGAGCAACTGCTCGGCGCCGAGCCAGACTTCCCCGCCGACCTGTTCGCCGTGGGGCTCGTCGCGCTGTATCTGCTGGAGGGCGCCAAGCCTGACGCCAAGGCGCTCGTGCAGTACTTCCTGGACAACGGAACTCCCGGGCCGCCCAAGGGAGTTCCGGAACCGCTGTGGCAGGTCGTCTCCACCTTGCTGCAGCCCGACCCGGCCGCGCGTTTCCGCACCGCCACGGGTGCGCGCAAGGCGCTGGCCTCCGCAGCGGAACTCCTGCCGGAGCCCGAGCCGGACGACGAGCTGATCGAGATCTTCGACCAACTCGGCCCGCTGCCACCCGGATTCGGACCGGACGGTCCGCTCAAGCGGGCACCCGGGGTGGCGTCGGACCTGGCGGAGAGCACGGATACGGGGTCGTCTTCCGGCGCGGGGACGGGCGCGGACAGGACGGATACGGGGCCGCTTTCGGGCGCGGGGACGGGCGCGGACAGGACGGATACGGGGCCGGTCTCGGGCGCGGGGACAAGCGCGAACACGACGGACACGGGGGCGGTCTCGGGCGTAAGGACAGCCGCGAATACGGGACCGTCGTCGGGTGCCGGCGCGGACAGGGGACCGTCTTCAGGTGTCGGCGCGGGCACGGGTTTCGGTGCAGAGCCGGATTCCGGTGTCGGCACGGGTACCGGCTCCCTCTCCGACACCGGCAGTTTCCGTCTGCCGCCACCCCAGGCATCCCCGCCCCCGCTCCGGGAACCCCTCACCTACGCGCAGGAATCCCCCGCCGCCGCCCAGCAGCCGCCGGCCTCCGGTTCCTTCCCTCCTCACCTCCCGTCCTACCAGCCGTACATCACGCCCCAGACCCACGCCGCCCGCACACACCGCACTCCCTGGAGCGCCGTACCGTCCGCCCATCCGGTGATGGACCCTCCGGTCGATGCCCCCACCGCTTCCTACACAGCCCAGAACGTGCCCGTGCAAGGCCGCGGGGCGCGCCGCCGGGCCGCCCGCAGGCGACGGACCGGGCCGCCGGCCGGGGTCGCGATCCCGCTGCTGTTGCTGGCGCTGGCCTGCTATGCCGTGGGTTTCTGGGCGTTGACCCGCGTCTGA